The Panicum virgatum strain AP13 chromosome 5K, P.virgatum_v5, whole genome shotgun sequence genome has a window encoding:
- the LOC120705510 gene encoding uncharacterized protein LOC120705510, with amino-acid sequence MKHTTSESDVTSMATTSPPRTPKTPKRPAYYVQSPSRDSHDDGDKSSTTHTTPVYNNSPLDSPSHPSTGRHSRISSATRFSGTLRSSSPGSRAGDRKRTKGWREIAAIDEEGAYDELDEEPELPRCCVVAFWLSALLLAFTVICLSVWGAARQYKPSVAVKSLTVHNFYAGEGTDRTGVPTKLVTLNCSLKINVHNPSTMFGIHVSSTSIRLMYSEIAVANGQFDKFYQPRTSRRVASAILHGEKTPLYGAGATLAPSNAGGRVPLTLQLAVRSRGYVMGKLVRVTHARRVRCPIAIDPGSSKPVRFRQSACTHT; translated from the exons ATGAAGCACACGACGTCGGAGTCGGACGTGACGAGCATGgcgacgacgtcgccgccgcggacgcccaAGACCCCGAAGCGGCCGGCGTACTACGTGCAGAGCCCGTCGCGCGACTCCCACGACGACGGCGACAAGTCGTCGACGACGCACACCACGCCCGTGTACAACAACAGCCCGCTCGACTCCCCCTCGCACCCCTCCACGGGCCGCCACTCCAGGATCTCCTCCGCCACCCGCTTCTCCGGGACGCTCCGCTCGTCGTCGCCCGGCAGCAGGGCCGGCGACCGCAAGCGGACCAAGGGGTGGCGCGAGATCGCCGCCATCGACGAGGAAGGCGCGTACGACGAGCTTGACGAGGAGCCCGAGCTCCCGCGCTGCTGCGTCGTCGCCTTCTGGCTCTCGGCTCTTCTCCTGGCCTTCACCGTCATCTGCCTCAGCGTCTGGGGCGCTGCTCGCCAGTACAAGCCTAGCGTCGCTGTCAAG AGCTTGACGGTGCACAATTTCTACGCCGGAGAAGGAACAGACCGCACCGGGGTGCCGACGAAGCTGGTCACACTCAACTGCTCACTGAAGATAAACGTTCACAACCCCTCTACAATGTTCGGCATCCATGTGTCCTCAACCTCGATTCGGCTCATGTACTCGGAGATCGCGGTCGCCAACGGCCAG TTTGACAAGTTTTACCAGCCACGGACCAGCCGTCGCGTCGCCTCCGCGATCCTGCATGGCGAGAAGACGCCCCTCTACGGAGCCGGCGCCACGCTTGCTCCGTCCAACGCCGGAGGCAGAGTGCCATTGACGCTACAACTGGCCGTCAGAAGCAGAGGGTATGTGATGGGGAAGCTTGTGAGGGTGACACACGCGAGGCGTGTGAGATGCCCGATCGCCATCGATCCCGGCAGCTCCAAGCCAGTTAGGTTCCGTCAGAGCGCTTGCACTCACACCTGA
- the LOC120708812 gene encoding uncharacterized protein LOC120708812 encodes MNWWLKPHHKEQSNRPIGVPGKAAADGRSGGQGQAQLLHVRCLLTPPVYQCAVGHLASCSCRVKLLGRHCRTCRDRGTASSAYAHCPGLAFFFADLGVLWDFEQYDCKAYVPYFRGANHGCSSLLCSLRRRGR; translated from the exons ATGAACTGGTGGTTGAAGCCGCACCACAAGGAGCAAAGCAACCGTCCCATCGGAGTACCAGGAAAAGCAGCCGCCGACGGCCGTTCAGGTGGACAAGGCCAAGCTCAACTGCTCCATGTGCGCTGCTTGTTGACGCCTCCCGTCTACCAG TGCGCGGTGGGGCACCTGGCGAGCTGCAGCTGCCGCGTCAAGCTCCTGGGCCGCCATTGCCGGACCTGCCGCGACCGCggcaccgcctcctccgcctaTGCGCACTGTCCTggcctcgccttcttcttcgccgaCCTCGGGGTGTTGTGGGATTTCGAGCAGTACGACTGCAAGGCCTATGTCCCCTACTTCCGCGGCGCCAACCACGGCTGCAGCTCCCTTCTCTGCTCGCTGCGGAGGCGCGGACGCTAG
- the LOC120705511 gene encoding protein Mpv17 isoform X1 has translation MRRLWRWYQQCLASHPVRTQVVSSGILWASGDIGAQAVTHYSARRRANNKPVDKDKVKEFKVDWRRVAITSSFGFAFVGPVGHYWYEYLDRFIRRRFQPNTFKFVASKVAADGFLFGPLDLLLFFSYVGLGQGRSVEQVKEDVKRDFIPALVLGGMIWPAVQIANFRFIPVRYQLLYVNLFCLLDSCFLSWIEQQGDASWKQWFTSFHKIEDHKSKV, from the exons ATGCGACGGCTCTGGCGATGGTACCAGCAGTGCCTGGCCTCGCACCCGGTGCGCACGCAGGTCGTCAGCTCCGGCATCCTCTGGGCCTCCGGTGACATCGGCGCCCAGGCCGTCACCCACTACTCCGCACGCCGTCGCGCCAACAACAAACCCGTG GATAAAGATAAAGTTAAAGAGTTCAAAGTTGATTGGAGGAGGGTGGCCATCACAAGTTCCTTTGGATTTGCTTTTGTTGGACCAGTTGGACATTACTG GTATGAGTACCTGGACCGTTTTATCCGGCGGAGATTTCAGCCTAATACATTCAAATTTGTTGCCTCAAAGGTTGCTGCAGATGGTTTCCTCTTTGGACCATTAGATCttctcttgttcttctcatATGTGGGTCTCGGCCAAGGAAGGAGTGTAGAGCAAGTGAAGGAAGACGTGAAAAGAGATTTCATTCCCGCTCTGGTACTAGGTGGGATGATCTGGCCAGCCGTGCAGATCGCGAACTTCCGCTTCATTCCCGTGCGGTACCAGCTCCTGTATGTCAACTTGTTCTGCCTCTTGGACAGTTGTTTCCTATCATGGATTGAGCAGCAGGGAGACGCTTCATGGAAGCAGTGGTTCACATCGTTCCATAAAATCGAAGACCATAAGAGTAAGGTTTGA
- the LOC120705511 gene encoding protein Mpv17 isoform X2, with the protein MRRLWRWYQQCLASHPVRTQVVSSGILWASGDIGAQAVTHYSARRRANNKPDKDKVKEFKVDWRRVAITSSFGFAFVGPVGHYWYEYLDRFIRRRFQPNTFKFVASKVAADGFLFGPLDLLLFFSYVGLGQGRSVEQVKEDVKRDFIPALVLGGMIWPAVQIANFRFIPVRYQLLYVNLFCLLDSCFLSWIEQQGDASWKQWFTSFHKIEDHKSKV; encoded by the exons ATGCGACGGCTCTGGCGATGGTACCAGCAGTGCCTGGCCTCGCACCCGGTGCGCACGCAGGTCGTCAGCTCCGGCATCCTCTGGGCCTCCGGTGACATCGGCGCCCAGGCCGTCACCCACTACTCCGCACGCCGTCGCGCCAACAACAAACCC GATAAAGATAAAGTTAAAGAGTTCAAAGTTGATTGGAGGAGGGTGGCCATCACAAGTTCCTTTGGATTTGCTTTTGTTGGACCAGTTGGACATTACTG GTATGAGTACCTGGACCGTTTTATCCGGCGGAGATTTCAGCCTAATACATTCAAATTTGTTGCCTCAAAGGTTGCTGCAGATGGTTTCCTCTTTGGACCATTAGATCttctcttgttcttctcatATGTGGGTCTCGGCCAAGGAAGGAGTGTAGAGCAAGTGAAGGAAGACGTGAAAAGAGATTTCATTCCCGCTCTGGTACTAGGTGGGATGATCTGGCCAGCCGTGCAGATCGCGAACTTCCGCTTCATTCCCGTGCGGTACCAGCTCCTGTATGTCAACTTGTTCTGCCTCTTGGACAGTTGTTTCCTATCATGGATTGAGCAGCAGGGAGACGCTTCATGGAAGCAGTGGTTCACATCGTTCCATAAAATCGAAGACCATAAGAGTAAGGTTTGA
- the LOC120705513 gene encoding pollen allergen Phl p 11-like, whose amino-acid sequence MSQPKMATTTAVAVAMLAVATLAGVASGEKAGGFVVTGRVYCDPCRAGFETNVSKSVPGATVEVVCRRFGSSKETLKAEATTDEYGWYKLEIDQDHQEEICEAVLAKSSDPACAEVEEFRDRARVPLTSNNGIKQQGVRYANPIAFFRKDPLADCGTILNKYDLNDATETP is encoded by the exons ATGTCGCAGCCCAAGATGGCGACGACGACCGCCGTGGCGGTCGCCATGCTGGCCGTGGCGACCCTCGCCGGCGTCGCGTCGGGCGAGAAGGCCGGCGGTTTCGTCGTCACCGGGCGCGTCTACTGCGACCCCTGCCGCGCCGGGTTCGAGACCAACGTCTCCAAGAGCGTACCGG GCGCGACGGTGGAGGTTGTGTGCCGTCGGTTCGGCAGCAGCAAGGAGACGCTCAAGGCGGAGGCGACGACGGACGAGTACGGGTGGTACAAGCTGGAGATCGACCAGGACCACCAGGAGGAGATCTGCGAGGCGGTGCTGGCCAAGAGCTCCGACCCGGCGTGCGCCGAGGTGGAGGAGTTCCGCGACCGCGCCCGCGTCCCGCTCACCTCCAACAACGGCATCAAGCAGCAGGGCGTCCGCTACGCCAACCCCATCGCCTTCTTCCGCAAGGACCCGCTCGCTGACTGCGGCACCATCCTCAACAAGTACGACCTCAATGACGCAACGGAGACGCCATGA
- the LOC120705512 gene encoding cytochrome P450 71A1-like — protein MALSLLAAAALLAVFILLPLSYLLFHAVINKPAPASPQRHGASGHGRRPRRLPLPPSPPGLPLLGHLHLLGSLPHRALRSLTRAHGPVMLLRLGRVPAVVVSSAAGADEVMRARDLAFASRPRIAMADRLMYGRDVAFAPYGDYWRQARRVCVVHLLSARRTRSFRRVREQEAAALVDRVKAMAGAAGGAAVLNLSELLAEYANTVVCRAAFGDESARGLFDGGRERIREVLTDFQKLLGTEPLGELLPGLGWVDALRGLDGKITRTFQALDALLEKVIDDHRRRPPNTDDGDHRDFVDVLLDVHKNDKECGIQLETNEIKAIILDMFAAGSDTTSTVMEWAMAELVTHPRTMRKLQDEIRAAVGCTPTGGGGVVVDEDRVAQLHYLKAVVKETLRLHAPVPLLVPREPPADAEILGYHVPARTRVVVNAWAVGRDPAAWEDAEEFVPERFSGGAAAVDLKEGQQRLELVPFGAGRRGCPGAGFAEASIETALASLVCHFDWEAAGKSLDMSEMNGLTVHIKSGLPLVAKPWVP, from the exons ATGGCTCTCTCGCTGCTtgcggccgccgccctcctcgccgtCTTCATCCTGCTGCCGCTCTCATACCTCCTCTTCCATGCCGTCATCAACAAGCCTGCCCCTGCCTCTCCGCAGCGTCACGGTGCCAGCGGCCATGGGCGACGTCCACGgaggctgccgctgccgccgtcgccgccaggcCTCCCGCTGCTCGGCCACCTGCACCTCCTCGGCTCGCTGCCGCACCGCGCCCTCCGCTCCCTGACGCGGGCGCACGGGCCCGTCATGCTGCTCCGGCTCGGCCGCGTGCCCGCCGTCGTCGTGTCCTCCGCCGCGGGGGCCGACGAGGTGATGCGGGCGCGCGACCTGGCCTTCGCCAGCCGCCCCAGGATCGCCATGGCCGACCGCCTCATGTACGGCCGCGACGTCGCCTTCGCGCCCTACGGCGACTACTGGCGCCAGGCGCGCCGCGTCTGCGTCGTGCACCTCCTCAGCGCGCGCCGCACCCGGTCCTTCCGACGCGTCAGGGAGCAGGAGGCCGCCGCGCTGGTCGACCGCGTCAAGGCCATGGCCGgagcagccggcggcgcggccgtccTCAACCTCAGCGAGCTCCTTGCCGAGTACGCCAACACCGTCGTGTGCCGCGCCGCTTTCGGAGACGAGAGCGCTCGCGGCCTGTtcgacggcggccgcgagcgGATCAGGGAGGTGCTCACCGACTTCCAGAAGCTGTTGGGGACGGAGCCGCTGGGGGAGCTCCTGCCGGGGTTGGGATGGGTGGACGCCCTGCGCGGGCTGGACGGGAAGATCACGCGCACGTTCCAGGCGCTCGACGCCTTGCTCGAGAAGGTGATCGATGAccaccgccggcggcctccgAACACGGACGACGGCGATCACCGGGACTTCGTGGACGTGTTGCTGGACGTGCACAAGAACGACAAAGAGTGCGGCATCCAGCTCGAGACCAACGAAATCAAGGCCATCATCCTG GACATGTTCGCCGCAGGCTCGGACACCACCAGCACGGTGATGGAatgggccatggcggagctcgtGACCCACCCGCGCACCATGCGCAAGCTCCAGGACGAGATCCGCGCGGCGGTCGGCTGCAcgcccaccggcggcggcggcgtcgtcgtcgacgaGGACCGCGTCGCCCAGCTGCACTACCTCAAGGCCGTGGTGAAGGAGACGCTGCGGCTGCACGCGCCTGTCCCGCTGCTGGTGCCCCGGGAGCCGCCGGCGGACGCGGAGATCCTGGGCTACCACGTGCCGGCGCGCACGCGCGTGGTGGTGAACGCCTGGGCCGTCGGCCGGGACCCCGCGGCGTGGGAGGACGCCGAGGAGTTCGTGCCGGAGAGGTTctcgggcggcgccgccgccgtggacttGAAGGAGGGGCAGCAGCGCTTGGAGCTGGTGCCGTTCGGCGCCGGCAGGAGGGGGTGTCCCGGGGCCGGGTTCGCCGAGGCAAGTATCGAGACGGCGCTGGCGAGCTTGGTGTGTCATTTCGATTGGGAGGCGGCAGGCAAGTCGCTGGACATGAGCGAGATGAACGGCCTGACCGTGCACATCAA GTCCGGCCTGCCGCTCGTAGCGAAGCCGTGGGTCCCGTGA